A genomic region of Ignavibacteria bacterium contains the following coding sequences:
- the lptC gene encoding LPS export ABC transporter periplasmic protein LptC, producing MKKILLIFLLFASISFLKAQEIKVVQLINSDSLIGTVVNNERVRILFGNVQLIHEDIRIFCDKGIQYLQSNKAELEGNIKIIQGNQVLTTQKGFYFGNTKTAFGTKGITLYDGKITLKADSGEYFFDQKKAIFKGRVILYDDTTELKANILTYYTEEERAIAIGNVQVTQFENKIYSDTLDYFRKRRFSIARGNVIAFSTKDNLKIYSDYLENDENKKYTYVTGNPILIQIDTTSENKIDTLVISAEKMESYRDTSDIFFAIDSVKIWRNELSAVCDYAVYNKSEGKITTSTPNNFQPLFWYSENFSYGDSVEIFVDENKIKFVNIYENAFLISKDTVMENRFNQMNGNFIQLRFATDELSEKNKLKEVFIVGNALSIYFLYDENEPSGLNKSSSDSALIVIEENKVTEVKLFGSPEGEYHPEEKIAGKEKEFLLSGFKWIENRPKKENLLARRGNFLF from the coding sequence ATGAAAAAAATATTGCTCATCTTCTTGTTGTTCGCTTCAATTTCATTTCTTAAAGCTCAAGAAATAAAAGTTGTTCAATTAATTAATTCAGATAGTCTAATAGGTACAGTTGTCAATAACGAAAGAGTAAGAATTCTTTTTGGAAATGTTCAATTAATTCACGAAGACATTCGAATTTTTTGCGATAAAGGGATTCAATATCTTCAATCTAACAAAGCAGAACTCGAAGGTAATATTAAAATAATTCAGGGCAATCAGGTTCTGACAACGCAGAAAGGTTTTTATTTTGGAAATACGAAAACCGCGTTTGGAACAAAAGGTATCACTCTTTACGATGGGAAAATCACATTGAAAGCTGACAGCGGCGAATATTTCTTTGATCAGAAGAAAGCCATTTTCAAAGGGAGAGTTATCTTGTATGATGATACAACTGAACTGAAAGCAAATATATTGACTTATTACACAGAAGAAGAGCGAGCAATAGCTATTGGCAATGTTCAGGTAACCCAGTTTGAAAATAAAATCTACTCAGACACTCTTGATTACTTCCGCAAAAGAAGATTTTCAATAGCTCGCGGTAATGTTATTGCTTTCAGCACGAAAGATAATCTAAAGATTTATTCTGATTATCTCGAAAACGATGAAAACAAAAAATATACTTATGTAACTGGCAATCCAATTTTAATTCAAATTGATACGACTTCAGAAAATAAAATCGATACTCTCGTAATTTCAGCTGAAAAAATGGAATCATATCGAGATACATCGGATATATTTTTTGCAATCGATTCTGTTAAAATCTGGAGAAACGAACTGTCTGCTGTTTGCGATTATGCTGTTTATAATAAAAGCGAAGGAAAGATTACAACATCAACACCAAACAATTTTCAACCTCTCTTCTGGTATAGTGAAAATTTCTCCTATGGTGATTCAGTTGAAATATTTGTGGACGAAAACAAAATAAAATTTGTCAACATTTATGAGAATGCTTTTCTAATTTCAAAAGACACTGTTATGGAAAATCGATTCAACCAGATGAATGGAAATTTCATTCAATTAAGATTTGCAACTGATGAACTTTCAGAGAAAAACAAATTAAAAGAAGTTTTTATTGTCGGCAATGCATTGAGTATTTATTTTTTGTATGACGAAAACGAACCAAGTGGGTTGAACAAGTCAAGCAGTGATAGTGCATTAATAGTAATTGAAGAAAACAAAGTAACGGAAGTTAAACTTTTTGGTTCACCAGAAGGGGAATATCACCCCGAAGAAAAAATCGCAGGCAAAGAGAAAGAATTTTTGTTAAGCGGATTTAAGTGGATCGAAAATAGACCTAAAAAGGAAAATCTCCTTGCAAGGAGAGGAAATTTTTTATTCTGA
- a CDS encoding aconitate hydratase: protein MLFDLDLIKKVYSDFAERVDHAKKILGRPMTYAEKILYAHTWELPTRPFERGKDFVEFRVDRVAMQDATAQMALLQFMSVGLPKVAVPTTVHCDHLIQAQVGAEQDLMRAFDENKEVYDFLASVSAKYGIGFWKPGAGIIHQVVLENYAFPGGMMIGTDSHTPNAGGLGMLAIGVGGADAVDVMAGMPWELKFPKLLGVKLTGQLNGWTSPKDVILKLAGILTVKGGTGYIIEYFGEGTKSISCTGKGTICNMGAEVGATTSIFPFDERMIDYLNATGRDAVSELAMKLAYAASNYLAADPEVELEPEKFFDKIIEINLSELEPHLNGPFTPDLAWPISKMKEAVQQNDYPEKISAALIGSCTNSSYEDIERAAAVAKKALEKGLKAKTQFTITPGSEQIRATIERDGQLKILTDLGGVVLANACGPCIGMWKRMDVKIGERNTIVTSFNRNFAKRNDGNPETLAFVASPEITTALAIAGKLTFNPLTDTLINEAGEEVKLDPPEGKELPENGFVVDEKGYVPPAEDGSDIQVMIKEDSERLQALTPFEKWDGKDFIDLPVLLKVKGKCTTDHISPAGPWLRYRGHLDKISDNMFLGAINYFTGEAGKTKNILTGEYKNVSEVAREYKKNGIGWVVIGDENYGEGSSREHAAMEPRYLGGKAIIVKSFARIHETNLKKQGILALTFANPEDYDKIREDDRVSIVGLNDFAPNKPLKMIVKHSDGTTDEIWLNHSYNENQIEWFKAGGALNLVAEQFHKKAIETAPVEVKQEPAEEKQEVDVKPKQKAVKKSAAGKKTQTKGKKTKKVEKKAAAKKVKAQKSTKKKLTKAKAKKSAVKKAKVTSKKSTAKKSVSKTKTSKKK, encoded by the coding sequence ATGCTTTTTGATTTAGACCTAATTAAAAAAGTTTATTCCGATTTTGCCGAGAGGGTTGATCACGCCAAAAAGATTCTTGGCAGGCCAATGACTTACGCTGAAAAAATTCTCTACGCTCATACCTGGGAATTACCAACGAGGCCCTTTGAAAGAGGAAAAGATTTCGTTGAATTTAGAGTTGACCGAGTAGCTATGCAAGATGCAACTGCACAAATGGCTCTGCTCCAATTTATGTCTGTCGGATTACCTAAAGTTGCTGTTCCTACAACAGTTCATTGCGACCATTTAATTCAGGCTCAGGTTGGTGCTGAACAGGATTTGATGCGAGCCTTCGATGAAAATAAAGAAGTTTATGATTTCCTTGCATCTGTCTCTGCTAAGTATGGAATCGGTTTCTGGAAGCCAGGTGCTGGAATAATTCATCAAGTTGTTCTTGAAAATTATGCATTCCCGGGCGGAATGATGATTGGAACTGATTCACATACACCAAATGCCGGCGGACTTGGAATGCTCGCAATTGGTGTCGGCGGCGCCGACGCAGTCGATGTAATGGCTGGAATGCCATGGGAACTTAAATTTCCAAAATTGCTTGGAGTTAAATTAACAGGACAATTAAACGGATGGACTTCACCTAAAGATGTTATTCTTAAGCTCGCTGGAATCTTGACAGTCAAAGGTGGAACGGGATACATAATTGAATATTTTGGTGAAGGTACAAAATCAATCAGCTGCACAGGCAAAGGAACTATTTGCAATATGGGTGCCGAAGTCGGTGCAACAACCTCAATTTTCCCATTCGATGAAAGAATGATTGATTATCTTAATGCAACTGGCAGAGACGCTGTCTCCGAACTTGCGATGAAATTAGCTTACGCTGCTTCAAACTACCTTGCTGCAGATCCAGAAGTCGAGCTTGAACCAGAAAAATTCTTCGATAAAATTATTGAAATAAATCTATCTGAACTCGAACCTCATTTGAATGGACCATTCACACCAGATCTGGCATGGCCCATTTCTAAGATGAAAGAAGCTGTTCAACAAAATGATTATCCTGAAAAAATCAGTGCTGCTTTAATTGGAAGTTGTACAAATTCAAGTTATGAAGACATTGAACGTGCAGCTGCTGTTGCTAAAAAAGCACTTGAGAAAGGATTGAAAGCAAAAACTCAGTTCACCATCACCCCTGGTTCTGAACAAATTCGAGCGACAATTGAAAGAGATGGTCAATTGAAAATATTGACAGATCTCGGAGGTGTTGTTTTGGCTAATGCCTGTGGTCCTTGCATTGGAATGTGGAAAAGAATGGATGTTAAGATTGGCGAAAGAAATACGATCGTAACTTCATTTAATAGAAATTTTGCAAAAAGAAATGATGGAAATCCTGAAACACTTGCATTTGTTGCAAGTCCAGAAATTACTACAGCTCTTGCAATTGCAGGAAAACTGACATTTAATCCACTAACAGATACATTAATTAATGAAGCTGGAGAAGAAGTAAAGCTCGATCCGCCAGAAGGGAAAGAGCTTCCGGAAAATGGATTTGTTGTTGATGAAAAAGGATATGTTCCGCCTGCTGAAGATGGTTCTGATATTCAGGTTATGATAAAAGAAGATAGCGAAAGACTTCAAGCATTAACTCCTTTTGAAAAATGGGATGGAAAAGATTTTATTGATTTGCCTGTTTTATTAAAAGTAAAAGGTAAGTGTACAACCGATCACATTTCACCTGCTGGACCGTGGTTAAGATATCGTGGACACCTCGATAAAATTTCTGATAATATGTTCTTAGGCGCAATCAATTATTTCACTGGAGAAGCAGGAAAAACAAAAAATATTCTTACCGGTGAATACAAAAATGTTTCTGAAGTTGCTCGTGAATATAAAAAGAATGGCATCGGCTGGGTTGTGATTGGTGATGAGAATTATGGTGAAGGATCTTCAAGAGAACATGCTGCAATGGAACCGAGATATCTTGGCGGTAAAGCCATCATAGTTAAGTCATTTGCAAGAATTCACGAAACAAATTTGAAGAAGCAGGGAATTTTAGCATTAACATTTGCAAATCCAGAAGATTATGATAAGATACGAGAAGATGATAGAGTTAGCATTGTCGGTTTGAATGATTTTGCTCCGAATAAACCGTTGAAAATGATTGTTAAACATTCGGATGGTACAACGGACGAAATCTGGTTAAATCACTCATACAACGAAAATCAAATTGAGTGGTTCAAAGCAGGTGGTGCGCTCAATCTTGTTGCAGAACAATTTCACAAGAAAGCAATTGAGACGGCTCCAGTTGAGGTGAAACAAGAACCGGCAGAGGAGAAACAAGAAGTTGATGTAAAGCCCAAGCAGAAAGCTGTTAAAAAATCTGCGGCTGGCAAAAAAACTCAGACTAAGGGCAAGAAGACAAAGAAAGTTGAGAAAAAAGCTGCTGCGAAAAAGGTAAAAGCACAGAAATCAACGAAGAAGAAATTAACGAAGGCAAAGGCTAAGAAATCTGCTGTAAAGAAAGCAAAAGTCACAAGCAAAAAATCAACCGCAAAGAAATCTGTGAGTAAGACGAAGACATCAAAGAAAAAATAA
- a CDS encoding 1-acyl-sn-glycerol-3-phosphate acyltransferase — MDFIKTVIKIILIVIVTIIFASLAIIASLLDRSGKVYHFLGRIWAKLLLWIAGVKVEIIGLENINSNENYVYVANHCSGFDIPVVMASVPGQLRIVFKKELTKIPLFGWQLRIGPYILIDRENPTKAMESLEIAKKKIEKGASVLLFAEGTRSQDGNIQPFKRGAFTLATRSGRKIVPLTIKGTFEILPKKKFRIRPGKVKLFIDPPIEHDGSIDKKSELELMEKVRNIIVKNYYS, encoded by the coding sequence ATGGATTTTATCAAGACAGTCATCAAAATAATTTTAATCGTAATTGTAACAATCATCTTTGCATCACTTGCAATTATTGCTTCTTTACTTGATAGAAGCGGTAAAGTTTATCATTTTCTGGGCAGAATATGGGCAAAGCTTTTGCTATGGATTGCGGGTGTTAAAGTTGAAATAATTGGATTAGAAAATATTAACTCTAATGAAAATTATGTTTATGTTGCAAATCATTGCAGCGGCTTTGACATTCCTGTTGTAATGGCATCAGTTCCAGGTCAGTTGAGAATAGTTTTCAAGAAGGAATTAACAAAGATTCCATTATTTGGCTGGCAATTGAGAATAGGTCCATACATTTTAATTGATCGAGAAAACCCAACAAAAGCTATGGAAAGTCTCGAAATCGCAAAAAAGAAAATTGAAAAAGGCGCAAGCGTTCTTCTTTTCGCCGAAGGAACAAGAAGTCAGGATGGTAACATCCAACCATTTAAAAGAGGCGCCTTTACTCTTGCCACAAGAAGCGGAAGGAAAATTGTTCCACTAACAATTAAAGGAACATTCGAGATTCTGCCAAAGAAAAAATTCAGAATAAGGCCTGGAAAAGTTAAACTGTTTATTGATCCGCCAATTGAACATGATGGATCAATTGATAAAAAATCAGAACTTGAATTAATGGAAAAAGTTAGAAACATTATTGTCAAAAATTATTACTCTTAA
- a CDS encoding pyridoxal-phosphate dependent enzyme, giving the protein MNIPDKVELANIPTPIHAIFFEGFEILIKRDDYTGIEWTGNKIRKLEYLVFDALQKKADVLITCGGIQSNHARATAAVAARLGLKSILYLRGNEPAHYDGNLALDKLFGAEIRFVTQEEYDNIEEIAEKEIISLKKKGLKGVFIPEGGSSPLGIWGYIECAREISKQLKSFKNKPSHIVTAVGSGGTLAGLVVGKKLFGLKSNLIGVNVLKTSGDFEKIVCDLANECSRKYKLGIKVTTKDFTILDGYSTEGYENISKEKLELLTFISQDYGLLLDPAYTGKAFFGMVDHFIYQGNEFNKLMFIHTGGVFGIFPKMKKYLETMEQSKV; this is encoded by the coding sequence ATGAACATTCCAGATAAAGTTGAACTTGCCAATATACCAACTCCAATTCATGCGATCTTCTTTGAAGGATTCGAAATCCTAATTAAGAGAGATGATTACACAGGAATTGAATGGACAGGGAATAAAATCAGAAAACTGGAATATTTGGTTTTCGACGCTCTTCAGAAAAAAGCAGATGTACTTATAACTTGCGGTGGAATTCAATCAAATCATGCAAGAGCAACTGCAGCTGTTGCTGCAAGACTTGGATTAAAATCCATTCTTTACTTGAGAGGTAATGAACCCGCTCACTACGACGGAAACTTAGCTCTTGATAAATTATTTGGAGCTGAAATAAGATTTGTAACTCAAGAAGAATATGATAACATAGAAGAAATTGCTGAGAAAGAAATTATATCTCTCAAAAAGAAAGGTTTAAAAGGAGTATTTATTCCCGAAGGAGGTTCTTCTCCACTCGGCATCTGGGGTTATATTGAATGTGCAAGAGAAATTTCAAAACAATTGAAATCTTTTAAGAATAAACCATCTCACATTGTAACTGCAGTAGGCTCGGGTGGAACATTAGCAGGACTTGTAGTAGGTAAAAAACTTTTTGGGCTGAAGTCAAATCTAATTGGTGTGAATGTTCTGAAAACCTCTGGTGATTTTGAAAAAATTGTTTGTGATCTTGCAAATGAGTGCAGCAGGAAATATAAACTCGGTATTAAAGTGACAACTAAAGATTTCACAATTCTCGATGGCTATTCAACCGAAGGATACGAAAACATCTCAAAAGAAAAATTAGAACTTCTTACATTTATCTCTCAGGATTATGGTTTGCTGCTCGATCCAGCTTATACTGGCAAAGCATTTTTTGGTATGGTTGATCATTTTATTTATCAAGGGAATGAATTCAATAAATTAATGTTTATTCACACAGGCGGAGTTTTTGGAATTTTCCCAAAAATGAAAAAATATCTCGAAACAATGGAACAATCGAAAGTTTAA
- the gatC gene encoding Asp-tRNA(Asn)/Glu-tRNA(Gln) amidotransferase subunit GatC has protein sequence MKVTRELVIHIAELAHLKLKDDEIEKFQQELNQILEYVDKLNELETENVEPLSHPLPVINVAREDKLVPSVKREEALKNAPDSTEEFFKVPKVI, from the coding sequence ATGAAAGTTACCAGAGAACTTGTCATACATATTGCTGAATTAGCACACTTGAAATTAAAAGACGATGAGATTGAAAAATTTCAACAAGAATTAAATCAAATTCTGGAATATGTTGATAAATTAAATGAACTCGAAACTGAAAATGTTGAACCTTTGTCTCACCCGCTTCCAGTGATTAATGTTGCCAGAGAAGATAAACTTGTGCCTTCTGTCAAAAGAGAAGAGGCTTTAAAGAACGCTCCTGATTCAACAGAAGAATTTTTCAAAGTTCCAAAGGTAATCTGA
- a CDS encoding citrate transporter — protein sequence METIQLILLLFVFLLMSILMFLRKIPALLALPIMSFLIPLIAGVPVLDILQYVIGEGAVKLSKAYTIAIFGSMLSVFLQKTGIAESFIKKGAELSGDKPWTVGVLMLTIIVLLFTTLGGLGAIIMVATIVLPIMSSVGIGPLTIAGIFLLGLSIGGTLNAGNWALYIEILRLTPDEVREFAVIMFLITFLTAIVYLTIQLYRDGHQLNFIKIILSTLVLLFLIGLSLLIYNSIDENSQKKVTDVILMVYQWFKYLIGIGIIGLIALNLIRIILRKSNHKNFKERIHWSSYFTPFIPLILILFFNFEFITAFICGLIYGVLSVYRKGIMNIFVKSAFEGGSMVMPAVVLMFGIGMLLNSIIGPGESWTKLNPQGWPVLNLLQPFLKQIVPENFLSYVFTFTLLAPLALYRGPLNVWGMGYGLAGILLASGMNPGAIMGLLLGVGQIQGVSDPTNTQNVWLANELKIDVQKILWNTLPYTWAVALFGLIAAGLKYMI from the coding sequence ATGGAAACAATTCAATTGATACTCCTTCTTTTTGTTTTTCTACTGATGTCAATACTAATGTTCCTTAGAAAAATTCCTGCATTGCTTGCTTTACCAATTATGTCTTTTTTGATTCCGCTAATTGCAGGTGTTCCTGTTTTAGATATTCTCCAATATGTTATTGGAGAAGGAGCGGTTAAGCTCAGCAAAGCATACACAATAGCAATCTTTGGCAGTATGCTAAGTGTTTTTCTTCAAAAGACAGGAATTGCTGAAAGTTTTATCAAAAAAGGTGCAGAGCTTTCGGGAGATAAACCCTGGACAGTTGGTGTCTTAATGCTCACAATAATTGTCCTCCTTTTCACAACCCTGGGTGGACTTGGTGCAATAATTATGGTTGCAACTATTGTATTACCAATTATGTCTTCAGTAGGAATTGGTCCTTTAACAATTGCAGGTATTTTTCTTCTTGGATTAAGCATTGGAGGAACTTTAAATGCAGGCAACTGGGCTCTTTACATTGAGATTTTGAGATTAACTCCGGATGAGGTTAGAGAATTTGCAGTTATAATGTTTTTGATAACATTTTTAACGGCAATTGTCTATTTAACAATCCAACTCTATCGGGATGGTCATCAGTTGAATTTTATAAAGATAATTTTATCTACTCTGGTCTTACTTTTTCTTATTGGGCTTTCTCTTTTGATTTATAATTCGATAGATGAAAATTCACAAAAAAAAGTCACCGATGTTATACTAATGGTTTATCAATGGTTTAAATATTTAATTGGCATAGGAATAATTGGATTGATCGCATTAAATCTTATCAGAATAATTTTAAGAAAATCCAATCACAAAAATTTTAAAGAGCGAATTCACTGGAGTTCATATTTTACTCCTTTTATTCCATTAATATTGATTTTATTCTTCAACTTTGAATTTATCACTGCATTTATTTGTGGATTGATTTATGGAGTTTTATCTGTTTATAGAAAAGGAATAATGAACATTTTCGTTAAATCAGCTTTCGAAGGTGGAAGTATGGTAATGCCAGCAGTTGTTTTGATGTTTGGAATTGGAATGCTTTTAAATTCGATAATTGGTCCAGGTGAAAGCTGGACTAAATTAAATCCACAGGGTTGGCCTGTTTTAAATCTACTTCAACCATTTTTGAAACAAATTGTACCAGAAAATTTTTTGAGTTATGTTTTTACCTTCACTCTTCTTGCACCACTGGCTTTATATCGTGGTCCGCTTAATGTGTGGGGAATGGGTTATGGCCTCGCAGGAATTTTACTTGCAAGTGGTATGAATCCTGGTGCAATAATGGGACTACTATTAGGTGTAGGTCAGATACAGGGAGTAAGCGACCCAACAAATACACAAAATGTCTGGCTCGCAAATGAATTGAAAATTGATGTTCAAAAGATTTTGTGGAATACTCTACCATATACATGGGCTGTTGCTCTCTTTGGATTAATAGCCGCAGGATTAAAATATATGATTTGA
- the lptC gene encoding LPS export ABC transporter periplasmic protein LptC translates to MKKDFHHIVFLILSVFSLFMIGCSDQSVKPKVISIKTRELPDQESFNSKVVFSDSGIVKAILRAGHIAVYSSRNETLLDGGIEVDFYDRDGNHTSNLIADRGRVDDLTQDLYAFGNVIARSDSGVVLKTEELKWINARRKIVTDKYVEITSPTEEIRGYGLESDQSLKDYVIFRVSGRIETKQ, encoded by the coding sequence ATGAAAAAAGACTTTCATCATATTGTTTTTTTGATCTTGTCTGTTTTTTCACTTTTTATGATTGGCTGCTCAGATCAAAGCGTAAAACCAAAAGTTATTTCAATTAAAACCAGAGAGCTCCCTGATCAAGAGTCATTTAACTCAAAAGTTGTCTTTTCCGATTCGGGAATTGTTAAAGCAATTTTAAGAGCTGGTCATATCGCAGTTTATTCTTCAAGAAATGAAACTCTTCTCGATGGAGGAATTGAAGTTGATTTTTACGATCGAGATGGAAATCATACAAGCAATTTAATTGCAGATAGAGGCAGAGTAGATGATTTAACACAAGATCTTTACGCTTTCGGGAATGTCATCGCTCGGTCTGACAGCGGAGTTGTTTTGAAAACAGAAGAATTGAAATGGATTAATGCTCGAAGAAAAATCGTAACAGATAAATATGTTGAAATTACTTCTCCAACAGAAGAAATACGAGGCTATGGCCTTGAGTCAGATCAATCATTAAAAGATTATGTAATCTTCAGAGTAAGCGGGAGAATTGAAACAAAACAATGA
- the kdsB gene encoding 3-deoxy-manno-octulosonate cytidylyltransferase: protein MSKILGLIPARFASTRLFGKPLRFIGNKPMIQHTYESALKSIYLDKLVVLTDDVRIFNAVKSFGGEVEITPQDLQSGTDRCAYYSEKFPEYDIVVNIQGDEPFIHREVIDKTIKPLLQIEEIQVATAGTYFKDPNLVTNPSLPKVVLDENGFAVYFSRSVIPYYQSEEFEKIYIRHIGIYVYRRDALLKITKLPQTRLERIEKLEQLRMIENGFKIKVELVDYEPISVDTEEDLIYANNYWKEKYGIKE from the coding sequence ATGTCAAAAATATTAGGGTTAATTCCAGCACGATTTGCTTCGACAAGATTATTTGGTAAACCGCTTCGCTTCATTGGAAATAAACCAATGATTCAACATACTTACGAATCTGCATTAAAATCTATTTACTTAGATAAACTTGTTGTTTTGACTGATGATGTTAGAATTTTCAATGCCGTAAAAAGTTTTGGCGGTGAAGTTGAAATTACTCCACAAGATCTGCAAAGCGGAACTGATCGTTGTGCTTATTATTCAGAAAAATTTCCCGAATACGATATTGTAGTAAACATTCAGGGAGATGAGCCATTTATTCATAGAGAAGTTATCGATAAAACAATAAAACCGCTTTTGCAAATTGAAGAGATTCAGGTTGCAACTGCAGGCACTTATTTCAAAGATCCGAATCTGGTAACAAATCCATCTTTGCCAAAAGTTGTGTTGGATGAAAATGGTTTTGCAGTTTATTTTTCTCGTTCAGTTATTCCATATTATCAGAGTGAAGAATTTGAAAAAATATATATAAGACATATTGGAATTTACGTTTACCGTCGTGATGCATTGTTAAAGATTACAAAACTGCCTCAAACCAGACTCGAAAGGATTGAAAAATTAGAGCAGCTCAGAATGATTGAAAATGGTTTCAAAATCAAAGTTGAACTTGTTGATTACGAACCAATATCTGTCGATACAGAAGAAGATTTAATCTATGCAAACAACTATTGGAAAGAAAAATATGGGATTAAAGAATGA